A single Streptomyces sannanensis DNA region contains:
- a CDS encoding allantoate amidohydrolase, whose protein sequence is MWADLRPIGRNADSGGYRRYAWTGADVECRDWFRTQAEARGLTYEVDHNGNQWAWLGAATYEDVAAGDAVVTGSHLDSVPDGGAFDGPLGVVSSFAALDELRRRGVAFTRPLAITNFGDEEGARFGLACVGSRLTAGQLTVEAAHRLRDADGISLPQAMEKAGYDPSALGPDPERLARIGAFVEVHVEQGRALDLSGDAVGIASAIWPHGRWRFDFAGEANHAGTTRLADRRDPMLTYAETVLAARREAELAGALATFGKVAVEPNGVNAIPSLVRGWLDSRAADQSTLDTVVAAIEQAAKERAERDGVDLTVVRESFTPVVEFEHALRDELAKILGGQVPVLGTGAGHDAGILSGSIPTAMLFVRNPTGVSHSPAEFAAEDDCVAGVLALADVLEGLACR, encoded by the coding sequence ATGTGGGCCGATCTGCGCCCCATCGGGCGCAACGCGGACAGCGGCGGGTATCGCCGCTACGCCTGGACCGGCGCCGACGTCGAGTGCCGGGACTGGTTCCGCACGCAGGCCGAGGCCCGCGGACTGACCTACGAGGTCGACCACAACGGAAACCAGTGGGCCTGGCTCGGTGCTGCGACATATGAAGACGTCGCCGCCGGGGACGCCGTGGTCACCGGCTCCCACCTGGACTCCGTACCGGACGGCGGGGCCTTCGACGGCCCCCTCGGCGTCGTGTCCTCCTTTGCCGCGCTCGACGAACTCCGGCGCAGGGGAGTGGCGTTCACCAGACCGCTCGCGATCACCAACTTCGGCGACGAGGAAGGTGCCCGCTTCGGCCTCGCCTGTGTCGGCTCACGGCTCACCGCCGGGCAGCTGACCGTCGAGGCCGCGCACCGGCTGCGTGACGCCGACGGGATCAGCCTGCCGCAGGCGATGGAGAAGGCCGGGTACGACCCCTCCGCCCTCGGCCCGGACCCCGAACGTCTCGCCCGCATCGGTGCGTTCGTCGAGGTCCACGTCGAGCAGGGGCGAGCCCTCGACCTGTCCGGGGACGCGGTCGGCATCGCGAGTGCCATCTGGCCGCACGGCCGCTGGCGCTTCGACTTCGCGGGCGAGGCCAACCACGCCGGTACGACCCGGCTGGCGGACCGGCGCGACCCGATGCTCACCTACGCCGAGACGGTCCTCGCCGCCCGCCGTGAGGCCGAACTCGCGGGCGCCCTGGCCACCTTCGGCAAGGTGGCCGTCGAGCCCAACGGCGTCAACGCCATCCCCTCCCTCGTCCGCGGCTGGCTGGACTCCCGGGCCGCCGACCAGTCCACGCTGGACACGGTCGTCGCCGCGATCGAGCAGGCCGCGAAGGAGCGGGCCGAGCGCGACGGCGTGGATCTGACGGTCGTACGCGAGTCGTTCACCCCGGTCGTGGAGTTCGAGCACGCCCTGCGCGACGAACTCGCCAAGATCCTGGGCGGGCAGGTTCCCGTCCTCGGTACGGGCGCGGGACACGACGCCGGAATTCTCTCCGGGTCGATCCCGACCGCCATGCTGTTCGTACGCAACCCCACGGGCGTCTCGCACTCCCCGGCCGAATTCGCGGCCGAGGACGACTGTGTCGCCGGGGTCCTCGCACTCGCCGACGTACTGGAAGGGCTGGCGTGCAGGTGA
- the hutU gene encoding urocanate hydratase, with translation MSGPRPVRAPRGTELSALGWQQEAALRMLQNNLDPEVAEHPDKLVVYGGTGKAARDWRSFDAMVRTLKTLKQDETMLVQSGRPVGVMQTHEWAPRVLIANSNLVGDWANWEEFRRLEALGLTMYGQMTAGSWIYIGTQGILQGTYETFAAVAAKKFSGTLAGTITLTAGLGGMGGAQPLAVTMNDGVAICIDCDPRAIERRIEHRYLDVKADSLDHALQLAVEARDARKPLSIGVLGNAAELVPQLLAMNAPIDIVTDQTSAHDPLSYLPIGVDFDDMQSYAAEKPADFTQRARESMARHVEAMVGFMDAGAEVFDYGNSIRGEAQLAGYDRAFAFPGFVPAYIRPLFCEGKGPFRWAALSGDPADIARTDKAILDLFPENESLARWIKMAGERVHFQGLPARICWLGYGERDKAGERFNDMVASGELAAPLAIGRDHLDCGSVASPYRETEAMLDGSDAIADWPLLNAMVNVASGASWVSIHHGGGVGMGRSIHAGQVTVADGTKLAGEKIRRVLTNDPGMGVIRHVDAGYDRADEVATERGVRVPMREGEQA, from the coding sequence ATGTCAGGACCCCGGCCGGTACGGGCACCGCGCGGTACGGAGCTGAGCGCCCTGGGATGGCAGCAGGAAGCCGCCCTCCGCATGCTCCAGAACAACCTCGACCCCGAGGTCGCCGAGCACCCCGACAAACTCGTCGTCTACGGCGGCACCGGCAAGGCCGCCCGCGACTGGCGTTCCTTCGACGCGATGGTGCGCACGCTGAAGACCCTCAAGCAGGACGAGACGATGCTCGTCCAGTCCGGCCGTCCCGTCGGCGTCATGCAGACGCACGAGTGGGCGCCGCGTGTTCTGATCGCCAACTCCAACCTCGTCGGTGACTGGGCCAACTGGGAGGAGTTCCGGCGCCTCGAGGCCCTCGGCCTCACCATGTACGGCCAGATGACCGCCGGTTCCTGGATCTACATCGGCACCCAGGGCATCCTCCAGGGCACGTACGAGACCTTCGCCGCCGTCGCCGCAAAGAAGTTCAGCGGCACCCTCGCCGGGACGATCACCCTGACCGCCGGCCTCGGCGGCATGGGCGGCGCTCAGCCGCTGGCCGTCACGATGAACGACGGCGTCGCCATCTGCATCGACTGCGACCCGCGCGCCATCGAGCGCCGCATCGAGCACCGCTACCTCGACGTGAAGGCCGACTCGCTGGACCACGCCCTCCAGCTCGCCGTCGAGGCCCGCGACGCACGCAAGCCGCTGTCCATCGGCGTCCTCGGCAACGCCGCCGAACTGGTGCCGCAGCTGCTCGCGATGAACGCCCCCATCGACATCGTGACCGACCAGACGTCGGCCCACGACCCGCTGTCGTACCTGCCGATCGGCGTCGACTTCGACGACATGCAGTCCTACGCGGCCGAGAAGCCCGCCGACTTCACCCAGCGCGCCCGTGAGTCGATGGCGCGTCATGTCGAGGCCATGGTCGGCTTCATGGACGCCGGCGCCGAGGTCTTCGACTACGGCAACTCCATCCGCGGTGAGGCCCAGCTCGCCGGGTACGACCGGGCGTTCGCCTTCCCCGGCTTCGTACCGGCCTACATCCGCCCGCTCTTCTGCGAGGGCAAGGGCCCCTTCCGCTGGGCCGCCCTGTCCGGCGACCCCGCCGACATCGCCAGGACCGACAAGGCCATCCTCGACCTCTTCCCGGAGAACGAGTCCCTCGCCCGCTGGATCAAGATGGCCGGCGAACGCGTCCACTTCCAGGGCCTCCCGGCCCGTATCTGCTGGCTCGGCTACGGCGAGCGCGACAAGGCCGGCGAGCGCTTCAACGACATGGTCGCCTCGGGCGAGTTGGCGGCGCCGCTGGCCATCGGCCGCGACCACCTCGACTGCGGCTCCGTCGCCTCCCCGTACCGCGAGACCGAGGCCATGCTCGACGGCTCCGACGCGATCGCCGACTGGCCGCTGCTCAACGCCATGGTCAACGTGGCCTCGGGCGCGTCCTGGGTCTCCATCCACCACGGCGGCGGCGTCGGCATGGGCCGCTCCATCCACGCCGGCCAGGTCACCGTGGCGGACGGCACGAAGCTCGCCGGTGAGAAGATCCGCCGCGTCCTGACGAACGACCCGGGCATGGGCGTCATCCGCCACGTCGACGCGGGCTACGACCGCGCCGACGAGGTCGCCACGGAGCGCGGCGTCCGCGTCCCCATGCGGGAGGGCGAGCAGGCGTGA
- a CDS encoding diaminopimelate decarboxylase — protein sequence MASDTGNESAARRDQAVTAALEEGLAGPGSPITALLDVTGIRGSATALRAAFEAVVPAGTPVLHAFAVKASPLVPVLRLLYEEGLGAEVASPGELALARAAGIRPERTVLDSPAKTGTELREALGLGIAVNADNPQELARLDALVHAAPTSSPIGLRVNPQIGAGSIGALSTATATSKFGVALRDEGARDWVVRAYLDRPWLTRLHTHSGSQGLPLELLASGVRAAYELAEEINGAAGRRQIDTIDIGGGLPVNFASDAQTPSYADYARLLAREVPGLLDGRYGLVTEFGRSLLAKHGLVLARVEYTKTAGGRPIAVTHAGVQIAARTVYAPASWPLRIAAYDAKGRPKAGPDVAQDVAGPACFAGDLLAENRPLPLLEPGDWVAVLDTGAYYFAHHYAYNSLARPGVHGFTAGTEGVRFRTVRAPQSVEEIVAESGGSTPDALLGMGGGQE from the coding sequence ATGGCATCGGACACAGGAAATGAATCCGCAGCACGCCGCGACCAGGCCGTGACGGCCGCCTTGGAGGAGGGCCTCGCCGGCCCCGGCTCACCGATCACCGCATTGCTCGACGTCACGGGCATCCGGGGCTCCGCCACCGCCCTGCGCGCCGCGTTCGAGGCAGTCGTACCGGCCGGGACACCCGTACTGCACGCCTTCGCCGTGAAAGCGTCACCGCTCGTGCCCGTACTGCGGCTGCTGTACGAGGAGGGGCTCGGCGCCGAGGTCGCCAGCCCCGGTGAGCTGGCGCTGGCCCGCGCCGCCGGGATACGCCCCGAGCGAACCGTGCTCGACTCCCCCGCCAAGACCGGCACGGAGCTGCGCGAGGCCCTCGGCCTCGGCATCGCCGTCAACGCCGACAACCCGCAGGAGCTGGCCCGCCTCGACGCGCTCGTGCATGCCGCGCCGACCTCCTCGCCGATCGGCCTGCGCGTGAACCCGCAGATCGGCGCCGGCTCCATCGGCGCGCTGTCCACGGCCACCGCCACCTCAAAGTTCGGCGTGGCACTGCGCGACGAGGGTGCCCGCGACTGGGTCGTGCGGGCGTATCTGGACCGGCCGTGGCTGACCCGGCTGCACACCCACTCCGGCTCGCAGGGCCTGCCCCTGGAGCTGCTGGCCTCCGGCGTCCGGGCGGCGTACGAACTGGCCGAGGAGATCAACGGCGCGGCGGGCCGGCGGCAGATCGACACGATCGACATCGGCGGCGGACTCCCGGTCAACTTCGCCTCCGACGCACAGACCCCGAGCTACGCCGACTACGCCCGCCTCCTCGCCCGCGAGGTCCCCGGGCTGCTCGACGGCCGCTACGGCCTGGTCACCGAGTTCGGCCGGTCGCTGCTGGCCAAGCACGGCCTGGTGCTGGCCCGTGTCGAGTACACCAAGACCGCCGGAGGCCGCCCCATCGCGGTGACGCACGCAGGCGTCCAGATCGCCGCCCGTACCGTCTACGCCCCCGCCTCCTGGCCGCTGCGCATCGCCGCGTACGACGCGAAGGGCCGCCCGAAGGCAGGCCCGGACGTGGCCCAGGACGTGGCGGGGCCGGCCTGCTTCGCGGGCGACCTGCTCGCCGAGAACCGGCCGCTGCCGCTGCTGGAGCCGGGCGACTGGGTGGCGGTGCTGGACACCGGGGCGTACTACTTCGCCCACCATTACGCGTACAACAGCCTGGCCAGGCCCGGCGTCCACGGCTTCACGGCCGGCACGGAGGGGGTGCGCTTCCGGACCGTACGCGCCCCGCAGTCCGTCGAAGAGATCGTCGCGGAGTCGGGCGGCAGCACTCCGGACGCCCTGCTCGGCATGGGCGGCGGCCAGGAGTAG
- a CDS encoding transcriptional regulator, with protein sequence MTISPMLARLAAEQATGALLRDRGTLYLADGQVVHAESPAAPGIDVLLTAGGRLPAEGWRDALDQAGPFGRVGRYLVDSGRVSGGELEICHLGALYDAAFFVLAPSSGPTRFRYGVAHWIGTVRPVPAEAVARETLRRRLLLDRLWAHPETDTTPVVRTPRALDIPVAPRQRDVLDLADGVRTPGDIARVLGRPAFHTLVDVRRLAAAGIVETPRPRARASPPPAAPVLFAETPADPDIALLRRVRDALEATL encoded by the coding sequence ATGACCATCTCGCCGATGCTGGCAAGACTCGCGGCGGAGCAGGCCACCGGCGCGCTGCTCCGGGACCGGGGCACCCTCTACCTCGCGGACGGCCAGGTCGTGCATGCCGAAAGCCCCGCGGCCCCCGGCATCGACGTCCTTCTCACCGCCGGCGGCCGGCTGCCCGCGGAAGGCTGGCGGGACGCCCTGGACCAGGCCGGCCCCTTCGGCCGGGTGGGCCGCTACCTGGTCGACAGCGGGCGGGTCTCCGGAGGCGAGCTGGAGATCTGTCATCTGGGCGCGCTGTACGACGCCGCGTTCTTCGTGCTGGCACCCAGCAGCGGCCCCACCCGCTTCCGTTACGGAGTGGCCCACTGGATCGGGACCGTACGCCCCGTGCCCGCCGAGGCCGTCGCGCGCGAGACGCTGCGCCGCCGGCTGCTGCTGGACCGGCTCTGGGCCCACCCGGAGACCGACACCACACCCGTGGTGCGGACACCCCGGGCGCTCGACATCCCCGTCGCCCCCCGGCAGCGTGACGTGCTCGACCTCGCGGACGGCGTGCGCACGCCGGGGGACATCGCCCGGGTGCTGGGCCGTCCGGCGTTCCACACCCTGGTCGACGTACGACGTCTCGCGGCCGCCGGAATCGTCGAGACACCCCGCCCGCGCGCGCGGGCCTCGCCACCTCCGGCCGCCCCCGTCCTGTTCGCGGAGACCCCGGCCGATCCGGACATCGCCCTGCTCCGCCGGGTTCGTGACGCCCTGGAGGCAACGCTGTGA
- a CDS encoding roadblock/LC7 domain-containing protein, with amino-acid sequence MTASAEVLDELRRLRARLPQLTGTLTASVDGLVVAQDTADVEAESVAALTAAALGVALRLTEATRQGGFRELLVRGDQGYVATYAAGSSAVLTVLAEPRINVGRLHLEARRSGARIGELVDGALERSDQNT; translated from the coding sequence ATGACGGCGAGCGCCGAAGTGCTCGACGAACTGCGCCGGCTGAGAGCCCGGCTGCCCCAGCTGACCGGAACCCTCACGGCCAGTGTCGACGGTCTCGTGGTCGCCCAGGACACGGCGGACGTGGAGGCGGAGAGCGTCGCCGCGCTCACCGCCGCCGCCCTCGGGGTGGCGCTCCGGCTGACGGAGGCCACCAGGCAGGGGGGCTTCCGCGAGCTGCTGGTGCGCGGCGATCAGGGCTATGTGGCGACGTACGCGGCGGGCTCCTCCGCCGTACTCACCGTCCTCGCGGAACCGCGCATCAATGTGGGCCGGCTGCATCTGGAAGCCCGCCGGTCCGGAGCGCGCATCGGCGAACTCGTCGACGGCGCGCTCGAACGCTCCGACCAGAACACCTGA
- a CDS encoding MurR/RpiR family transcriptional regulator → MSDSPAARLQQLFEGHRLTPTQRRIAHCMVRQAADAPFLSSVELAELAGVSQPSVTRFAVALGFDGYPALRRHLREVGPATPAAVDPSYNEYQQAVHAEIENLRHLAGLLADPAPVQRAGRLLAASRPLPVLGLRAASSQARGFAYFAAKVHPDVRLLDEGGTMLADRIDAAQRAGASALLCFALPRHPREVVDALAYAREKGLTVVTVADSAFAPVAGHSDLLIPAAVGTGLAFDTACAPMLLGRVLLEAMCDDLPDAQARLEEFDAQASARGLFVE, encoded by the coding sequence ATGAGCGACAGCCCGGCGGCGCGACTGCAGCAGCTGTTCGAGGGACACCGGCTCACTCCGACCCAGCGGCGTATCGCGCACTGCATGGTCCGCCAGGCCGCCGATGCGCCGTTCCTGTCCAGCGTGGAGCTGGCCGAACTCGCCGGGGTGAGCCAGCCTTCCGTCACCCGGTTCGCGGTGGCGCTCGGCTTCGACGGCTACCCTGCGCTCCGCAGGCACCTGCGCGAGGTCGGGCCCGCCACGCCGGCCGCCGTCGACCCCTCGTACAACGAGTACCAGCAGGCCGTGCACGCCGAGATCGAGAACCTTCGGCATCTGGCCGGCCTGCTCGCCGATCCCGCTCCGGTCCAGCGGGCGGGCCGGCTGCTGGCCGCCTCCCGGCCGCTGCCCGTCCTGGGACTGCGCGCCGCGTCCTCGCAGGCCCGGGGCTTCGCATACTTCGCGGCGAAGGTACATCCGGACGTCCGGCTGCTCGACGAGGGCGGCACGATGCTCGCCGATCGCATCGACGCGGCGCAGCGCGCCGGTGCGAGCGCGCTGCTGTGCTTCGCGTTGCCACGCCATCCACGCGAGGTGGTCGACGCCTTGGCCTACGCGCGCGAGAAGGGCCTCACCGTGGTGACGGTCGCGGATTCCGCGTTCGCGCCGGTGGCCGGGCACAGTGACCTGCTGATCCCGGCCGCCGTGGGCACCGGCCTCGCCTTCGACACGGCGTGTGCGCCGATGCTGCTGGGCCGGGTGCTGCTGGAGGCGATGTGCGACGACCTGCCGGATGCGCAGGCACGGCTCGAGGAGTTCGACGCGCAGGCCTCCGCGCGAGGGCTGTTCGTCGAGTGA
- a CDS encoding cystathionine beta-synthase, translating into MQIHDSMISLVGDTPLVRLNNVTEGIQATVLAKVEYFNPGGSVKDRIALRMIEAAEESGELKPGGTIVEPTSGNTGVGLAIVAQQKGYKCIFVCPDKVSTDKINVLRAYGAEVVVCPTAVAPEHPDSYYNVSDRLVRETPGAWKPDQYSNPNNPLSHYHSTGPELWEQTDGRITHFVAGVGTGGTISGTGRYLKEVSDGKVQIIGADPEGSVYSGGSGRPYLVEGVGEDFWPTAYDRTVTDRIVAVSDKDSFQMTRRLAKEEGLLVGGSCGMAVVAALEVAKDLGPDDIVVVLLPDSGRGYLSKIFNDEWMADYGFLEEAGPSASVADVLGHKEHGLPSLVHMHPDETVGQAIDVLREYGVSQMPIVKPGAGHPDVMAAEVVGSVVERELLDALFTKRASLDDPLEDHMSAPLPQVGSGEPVEDLMDVLGKADAAIVLVEGKPTGVVSRQDLLAFLAKGGK; encoded by the coding sequence GTGCAAATCCACGATTCGATGATCAGTCTTGTCGGCGACACCCCGCTGGTGAGGCTCAACAACGTGACCGAGGGCATCCAGGCGACGGTCCTGGCCAAGGTCGAGTACTTCAATCCCGGCGGGTCGGTCAAGGACCGCATCGCCCTGCGCATGATCGAGGCCGCCGAGGAGAGCGGGGAGCTCAAGCCGGGCGGCACGATCGTGGAGCCGACCAGCGGCAACACGGGTGTGGGCCTGGCGATCGTGGCGCAGCAGAAGGGCTACAAGTGCATCTTCGTCTGCCCCGACAAGGTTTCCACCGACAAGATCAACGTGCTGCGGGCGTACGGCGCGGAGGTCGTGGTCTGCCCGACGGCTGTGGCTCCGGAACACCCGGACTCGTACTACAACGTTTCCGACCGGCTGGTCCGTGAGACCCCCGGCGCATGGAAGCCGGACCAGTACAGCAACCCGAACAATCCGTTGTCCCACTATCACTCGACCGGCCCCGAGCTGTGGGAGCAGACGGACGGCAGGATCACCCATTTCGTCGCCGGCGTCGGCACCGGCGGCACCATTTCCGGCACCGGCCGCTACCTCAAGGAGGTCAGCGACGGCAAGGTGCAGATCATCGGCGCGGACCCGGAGGGCTCGGTCTACTCCGGCGGCTCCGGACGCCCGTACCTCGTCGAGGGCGTCGGCGAGGACTTCTGGCCCACCGCCTACGACCGCACGGTCACCGACCGGATCGTCGCCGTGTCGGACAAGGACTCCTTCCAGATGACCCGCCGCCTCGCCAAGGAGGAGGGCCTGCTGGTCGGCGGCTCCTGCGGCATGGCGGTCGTCGCCGCGCTCGAGGTGGCCAAGGACCTCGGCCCGGACGACATCGTGGTCGTCCTGCTGCCGGACAGCGGCCGCGGCTACCTGTCGAAGATCTTCAACGACGAGTGGATGGCCGATTACGGCTTCCTGGAGGAGGCCGGCCCGTCCGCGAGTGTCGCCGATGTCCTCGGCCACAAGGAGCACGGCCTGCCCTCGCTCGTGCACATGCACCCGGACGAGACGGTCGGCCAGGCGATCGACGTGCTGCGCGAATACGGCGTCTCGCAGATGCCGATCGTCAAGCCGGGCGCCGGCCACCCCGATGTGATGGCCGCGGAGGTCGTCGGCTCGGTCGTCGAGCGTGAGCTGCTCGATGCGCTGTTCACCAAGCGGGCCTCGCTGGACGACCCGCTGGAGGACCATATGAGTGCCCCGCTGCCGCAGGTGGGCTCCGGCGAGCCGGTGGAGGACCTGATGGACGTACTGGGCAAGGCCGACGCGGCGATCGTGCTGGTCGAGGGCAAGCCGACGGGCGTGGTGAGCCGTCAGGACCTGCTGGCGTTCCTCGCCAAGGGCGGCAAGTAG
- a CDS encoding SGNH/GDSL hydrolase family protein — MARRIAAGAAYGGGGIGLLGAAAVGLLLAEVQLARRAVGNGLTDPPCADGLYGTAFAGGANPLRLGMLGDSTAAGQGVHRVGQTPGALLASGLAAVAERPVDLHTVALPGARSDDLERQVTLLLADASRTPDVCVIMIGANDVTHRMPPTQSVRYLSEAVRRLRAAGAEVVVGTCPDLGTIEPVYQPLRWLARRVSRQLAAAQTIGSVEQGGRTVSLGDLLGPEFAANPRELFGPDNYHPSAEGYATAAMAVLPTLCAALALWPETDRLDASRDEDLLPVAKAAAEAAEEAGTEVTGARAPWALLKHRRRRRLPAEPVPPAPAPAPAPAAHRDA, encoded by the coding sequence GTGGCGCGACGAATCGCCGCGGGCGCGGCATACGGCGGCGGCGGCATCGGACTGCTCGGCGCGGCGGCGGTGGGCCTGCTGCTGGCCGAGGTCCAGCTGGCGCGGCGCGCGGTGGGCAACGGACTCACCGATCCGCCGTGCGCGGACGGTCTGTACGGGACGGCCTTCGCGGGCGGAGCGAATCCGCTGCGGCTGGGCATGCTGGGCGACTCGACGGCGGCCGGGCAGGGGGTGCACCGGGTGGGTCAGACGCCGGGAGCGCTGCTCGCCTCGGGGCTCGCGGCGGTCGCCGAGCGGCCGGTGGACCTGCACACCGTGGCGCTGCCCGGGGCGAGGTCCGACGATCTGGAACGCCAGGTGACCCTCCTGCTGGCGGACGCGTCACGCACCCCCGACGTGTGCGTGATCATGATCGGCGCGAACGACGTCACCCACCGGATGCCGCCGACGCAGTCGGTGCGGTATCTGTCGGAGGCGGTACGGCGGCTGCGCGCGGCGGGGGCCGAGGTGGTCGTCGGCACCTGTCCCGACCTGGGCACGATCGAACCGGTGTACCAGCCGCTGCGCTGGCTGGCGCGGCGGGTCAGCAGGCAGCTGGCCGCCGCGCAGACCATCGGATCCGTCGAGCAGGGGGGCCGTACGGTGTCCCTGGGCGACCTGCTGGGCCCGGAATTCGCGGCGAACCCGCGGGAATTGTTCGGCCCGGACAACTACCACCCCTCGGCGGAGGGCTACGCCACGGCGGCGATGGCGGTCCTGCCCACCTTGTGCGCGGCGCTCGCACTGTGGCCGGAGACGGACCGGCTGGACGCCTCCCGCGACGAGGACCTGCTGCCGGTGGCCAAGGCGGCCGCGGAGGCAGCGGAGGAGGCGGGCACGGAGGTCACGGGTGCGCGTGCGCCGTGGGCTCTGCTCAAGCACCGGCGGCGCCGCCGCCTCCCCGCGGAGCCGGTCCCCCCGGCCCCCGCGCCCGCCCCGGCCCCGGCGGCCCACCGCGACGCGTAA
- a CDS encoding acetyl-CoA C-acetyltransferase, with product MPEAVIVSAARSPIGRAFKGSLKDVRPDDLTATIIQAALAKIPELDPREIDDLMLGCGMPGGEQGHNLGRIVAVQMGMDHLPGCTITRYCSSSLQTSRMAMHAIKAGEGDVFISAGVETVSRSGKGTSDGLPDTHNPLFAEAEARTAAVAQSEGSDWHDPREDGLVPDAYIAMGQTAENLARFKGITRQEMDEFGVRSQNLAEEAIKKGFWEREITPVTLPDGTVVSKDDGPRAGVTMEGVQGLKPVFRPDGLVTAGNCCPLNDGAAALVIMSDTKARELGLTPLARIVSTGVSALSPEIMGYGPVEASKQALRRAGLTIDDIDLVEINEAFAAQVIPSYRDLGIDIDKLNVNGGAIAVGHPFGMTGARITTTLINSLQFHDKQFGLETMCVGGGQGMAMVIERLS from the coding sequence ATGCCCGAAGCCGTGATCGTCTCTGCCGCCCGCTCCCCCATCGGCCGCGCGTTCAAGGGGTCGCTGAAGGATGTGCGCCCGGACGACCTGACCGCGACCATCATCCAGGCCGCGCTCGCGAAGATCCCGGAGCTGGACCCGCGCGAGATCGACGACCTGATGCTCGGCTGCGGTATGCCGGGCGGTGAGCAGGGCCACAACCTGGGCCGTATCGTCGCCGTGCAGATGGGGATGGACCACCTCCCCGGCTGCACGATCACCCGTTACTGCTCCTCGTCGCTGCAGACCTCCCGTATGGCGATGCACGCCATCAAGGCCGGTGAGGGCGATGTCTTCATCTCCGCCGGCGTCGAGACGGTGTCCCGGTCCGGGAAGGGCACCAGCGACGGCCTGCCGGACACGCACAACCCGCTCTTCGCCGAAGCCGAGGCCCGTACCGCCGCCGTCGCGCAGAGCGAGGGCTCCGACTGGCACGACCCGCGCGAGGACGGCCTTGTCCCGGACGCGTACATCGCGATGGGGCAGACCGCGGAGAACCTGGCCCGGTTCAAGGGCATCACACGCCAGGAGATGGACGAGTTCGGCGTACGGTCCCAGAACCTCGCCGAGGAGGCCATCAAGAAGGGCTTCTGGGAGCGCGAGATCACCCCGGTGACGCTGCCGGACGGCACGGTCGTCAGCAAGGACGACGGCCCGCGCGCCGGCGTCACGATGGAGGGCGTCCAGGGCCTGAAGCCGGTCTTCCGCCCCGACGGCCTGGTCACCGCCGGTAACTGCTGCCCGCTCAACGACGGCGCCGCGGCCCTCGTCATCATGTCCGACACCAAGGCCCGCGAGCTGGGCCTGACCCCGCTGGCCCGGATCGTCTCGACGGGCGTCTCCGCCCTGTCCCCGGAGATCATGGGTTACGGACCGGTGGAGGCCAGCAAGCAGGCGCTGCGGCGGGCCGGACTGACCATCGACGACATCGACCTGGTCGAGATCAACGAGGCGTTCGCCGCGCAGGTCATCCCGTCCTACCGGGACCTGGGAATCGACATCGACAAGCTGAACGTCAACGGCGGTGCGATCGCCGTGGGCCACCCCTTCGGCATGACCGGCGCGCGCATCACCACCACGCTGATCAACAGCCTCCAGTTCCACGACAAGCAGTTCGGACTGGAGACGATGTGCGTCGGCGGCGGCCAGGGCATGGCGATGGTCATCGAGCGGCTGAGCTGA
- a CDS encoding DUF4287 domain-containing protein: MSQVFSEETHRNLLSRIPHCTGREVSEWLRTVEEGPALLRFEEKVSWLRSEYDLAYGHAKAIVHEYDLRRAARRLL; this comes from the coding sequence ATGTCCCAAGTCTTCTCCGAAGAGACCCATCGCAATCTGCTCTCCCGCATCCCTCATTGCACCGGCCGTGAAGTGTCCGAGTGGCTACGCACCGTCGAAGAAGGCCCCGCTCTGCTGCGTTTCGAGGAGAAGGTCAGCTGGCTCCGGAGCGAGTACGACCTCGCCTACGGCCACGCGAAAGCGATCGTCCATGAGTACGACCTGAGGCGGGCGGCGCGCCGCCTGCTCTAG